In the Gemmobacter fulvus genome, one interval contains:
- a CDS encoding GSCFA domain-containing protein — translation MTVQNPYRTQPPKAFWRSGVADVHFADMRELSHPLSLRSDDRIATAGSCFAQHIGRALRERGANYLDLEPAPAYLSPSEASENGFGVYSCRYGNLYTVRQLLQLAREATGRFEPEEIVWQKGDRFFDAMRPSVDPVGHKDPETVLALRQEHLKKVRQMFEQLNVFVFTLGLTEGWTNADGSTVFATCPGTVAGAFEPEKYRFKNFSHSEILSDFKAFHEILMELNPHARVLLTVSPVSLAATASAEHVLVANTYSKATLRSVAGELVASLPGVEYFPSFEIITTHANHGSFYEPDMRSVNLFGVHHVMEHFFRSLTFVPGELHKVSAPEEHNAIICDEEKLADFQS, via the coding sequence ATGACTGTACAGAACCCTTATCGCACGCAACCGCCGAAGGCGTTCTGGCGTTCTGGCGTGGCAGATGTGCATTTTGCAGATATGAGAGAGCTCAGCCATCCGTTGAGTCTCCGTTCGGATGATCGCATCGCCACGGCAGGCAGTTGTTTCGCCCAGCATATCGGCCGCGCCTTGCGGGAACGCGGAGCGAATTATCTGGATCTGGAGCCTGCTCCCGCCTATCTCAGCCCCTCGGAGGCATCCGAGAACGGGTTCGGGGTCTATTCCTGCCGTTATGGCAATCTCTATACGGTCCGGCAGTTGCTTCAACTGGCGCGTGAGGCAACTGGCCGGTTCGAGCCGGAAGAGATCGTGTGGCAGAAGGGGGACCGTTTCTTTGATGCCATGCGCCCTTCGGTGGATCCTGTCGGGCACAAAGATCCTGAAACGGTTCTTGCGCTACGCCAAGAGCATCTGAAAAAAGTGCGGCAGATGTTCGAGCAGCTGAATGTGTTCGTCTTCACATTGGGTCTGACAGAGGGGTGGACAAATGCAGACGGCAGCACGGTCTTCGCTACCTGTCCTGGGACTGTGGCCGGAGCCTTCGAACCAGAGAAATACCGGTTCAAGAATTTCAGCCATAGTGAAATTCTTTCGGATTTCAAAGCTTTTCATGAAATACTGATGGAGCTCAATCCTCATGCGCGGGTATTGTTGACCGTCTCGCCCGTTTCATTGGCAGCGACGGCGTCAGCGGAGCATGTCCTAGTGGCGAACACTTACTCCAAGGCAACTTTGAGATCAGTCGCGGGTGAACTGGTGGCAAGCTTGCCGGGTGTGGAATATTTCCCGTCTTTTGAAATCATCACAACGCATGCCAACCATGGATCCTTTTATGAGCCGGATATGCGGAGTGTAAATCTCTTCGGGGTGCATCATGTGATGGAACACTTCTTCCGGTCGCTGACCTTTGTGCCAGGAGAA